The Eublepharis macularius isolate TG4126 chromosome 3, MPM_Emac_v1.0, whole genome shotgun sequence genome has a window encoding:
- the LOC129326398 gene encoding olfactory receptor 52R1-like: protein MPSLNASRTSSHPAFFLLVGIPGLESVQGWIAIPLCIMYIAATLGNSTILYIIKTEPSLHEPMYLFLAMLAVTDLVLSTSTVPKMLAVFWLGSRAIGFHACLAQMFFIHAFSSIESGVLMAMALDRYLAICFPLRHSAILSLLVIVKLGGFILLRGVLLISPFCFLASRLPYCGHRFIAHSYCEHMAVVKLVCGNARANTVYGLFVAFVVVGFDVFIIATSYALILKAVLKLPSNEARLKAFGTCAAHICVILALYIPALFTFLTHRFGHNVPHQVHIMVAILYLLVPPTLNPIVYGVKTKTIRDKVIAMLLLPGGQRHHLRHN from the coding sequence ATGCCTTCCCTGAACGCCAGCCGGACCTCCTCCCACCCTGCCTTCTTTCTCCTGGTGGGCATCCCTGGGTTAGAGTCGGTGCAGGGCTGGATCGCCATCCCGTTGTGCATCATGTACATCGCTGCAACCCTGGGAAACAGCACCATTCTCTACATCATCAAGACAGAGCCCAGCTTGCACGAGCCCATGTACCTTTTCCTGGCCATGCTGGCGGTCACTGACCTGGTTCTCTCCACGTCCACCGTGCCCAAAATGTTGGCTGTTTTCTGGCTGGGCTCCAGAGCCATTGGCTTCCATGCCTGCCTGGCCCAGATGTTTTTCATCCACGCTTTCTCTTCCATCGAATCCGGTGTGCTGATGGCCATGGCTCTGGACCGCTACCTGGCCATCTGCTTTCCACTCCGGCACTCGGCTATTCTCTCCTTGCTGGTTATAGTGAAGCTGGGCGGCTTCATCTTACTGCGTGGGGTTCTCCTCATCAGTCCCTTCTGCTTCCTGGCCAGCAGGCTTCCTTACTGCGGCCACCGTTTCATCGCCCACTCGTACTGTGAGCACATGGCTGTGGTGAAGCTGGTCTGTGGGAACGCCCGAGCCAACACGGTTTATGGACTCTTTGTGGCTTTTGTTGTGGTTGGCTTTGATGTCTTCATCATCGCCACATCCTATGCCTTGATCCTCAAGGCCGTGCTGAAGCTGCCATCCAACGAGGCACGACTCAAGGCCTTTGGGACTTGTGCCGCTCACATCTGTGTCATCCTCGCCTTGTATATTCCTGCTCTCTTCACTTTCCTCACACACCGGTTTGGTCACAATGTTCCCCACCAAGTGCACATAATGGTGGCCATACTCTACCTTCTTGTACCACCCACTTTGAACCCCATTGTGTATGGGGTGAAAACCAAGACCATTAGGGACAAAGTTATCGCTATGCTCCTTCTTCCAGGAGGACAGAGGCATCATTTACGCCATAACTGA